From one Cyprinus carpio isolate SPL01 chromosome B3, ASM1834038v1, whole genome shotgun sequence genomic stretch:
- the LOC109084965 gene encoding protein amnionless-like gives MSLRHNVLLFLCIFPFTNALYKQWIPDTNFDNATNWDKGSVPCGNDQVVFLAQSKVSVYVETAHTITGMSLPVDGELILASGAGFTVREGGDPGCGSGVTAHFKDSESQKWFDPSLWVAATTIDDLHRGTYQFSVHEESVPCQYDDVVFREATSFRVDVSSDYDVPVKSVSVLGKKFTSSSEFSQYLSSNSGKLQFHGSSSLKVGNSGCNDITGCICDNSGNRDRICSNVKCDSLECKKPLNPVGHCCDVCGAVVNVQFSSSFNFESYRQRLQHLFLSQHKYESIQMALSKVSKEQRLLRVIPFGATQEIQVLLLDQKTGQEAGKLAEALARDVVRDVHNHGLNFGITSAEFQASSGASSSEAAGNNAGVVVGAVLGSLLGVCLLAAVVVLYRRGIVKIPRMPSIPSLSKWKNSSEIGELGGPLDHGYDNPMFDKPTMMPEEPGLYGTEMINTITLTPSGVHFVNPVYDETDFNA, from the coding sequence ATGTCTCTTCGGCACAACGTCTTgcttttcctttgcatttttccTTTTACTAATGCACTCTACAAGCAATGGATTCCAGACACCAATTTTGACAACGCTACCAACTGGGATAAAGGTTCTGTACCTTGCGGTAATGACCAAGTTGTGTTTTTAGCTCAGAGTAAAGTATCAGTGTATGTAGAAACAGCTCACACTATCACTGGAATGAGCTTGCCGGTGGATGGAGAACTGATTCTGGCATCTGGCGCTGGGTTTACTGTAAGAGAAGGTGGAGATCCTGGTTGTGGATCTGGGGTCACGGCACACTTTAAAGACTCTGAGTCTCAGAAGTGGTTCGACCCATCGCTGTGGGTGGCTGCAACCACAATCGACGACCTGCACAGAGGTACATATCAGTTTTCAGTCCACGAGGAGAGTGTCCCATGCCAGTATGACGACGTGGTATTTCGAGAGGCCACCTCATTCCGTGTGGACGTTTCATCAGATTATGATGTGCCTGTGAAGAGTGTGTCTGTACTTGGGAAGAAGTTCACCAGCAGCTCTGAGTTTTCTCAGTACCTGTCATCCAATTCCGGCAAGCTGCAGTTCCACGGCTCCTCATCCCTTAAAGTTGGCAATTCAGGCTGTAATGATATCACGGGGTGCATTTGTGACAACTCTGGAAACCGAGACAGGATCTGTTCAAATGTGAAATGCGATTCACTGGAGTGCAAGAAACCCCTGAACCCGGTGGGACACTGCTGCGACGTTTGTGGTGCCGTCGTGAACGTTCAGTTCTCTTCGAGCTTCAACTTTGAGTCGTATCGCCAACGGCTGCAGCACCTTTTTCTCAGCCAGCATAAATATGAATCTATACAGATGGCCTTGTCGAAAGTGTCAAAAGAGCAGAGGCTGCTGCGAGTGATTCCTTTCGGAGCCACTCAGGAGATTCAGGTGTTGCTTCTGGACCAGAAAACAGGGCAGGAAGCCGGGAAGCTGGCTGAAGCCCTCGCTCGAGACGTGGTGCGGGATGTGCACAACCACGGACTGAACTTCGGCATCACCAGCGCGGAGTTCCAGGCGTCGTCCGGCGCGAGCAGCAGCGAGGCGGCTGGAAACAATGCAGGGGTCGTGGTGGGTGCAGTGCTGGGCTCCCTGCTTGGAGTGTGTCTACTTGCAGCCGTCGTTGTGCTCTACCGTCGCGGCATTGTTAAGATACCCAGAATGCCTAGCATCCCCTCACTCAGCAAGTGGAAGAACAGTAGTGAGATTGGGGAGCTTGGTGGCCCCTTGGACCATGGCTATGACAACCCCATGTTTGACAAACCGACTATGATGCCTGAGGAACCAGGGCTGTACGGGACAGAGATGATAAACACGATAACCCTAACTCCGTCAGGAGTGCATTTCGTTAATCCTGTTTATGATGAAACTGATTTCAATGCATGA
- the zgc:112148 gene encoding Golgi apparatus membrane protein TVP23 homolog B isoform X2, whose translation MNRQDSLGEVPLFHEDENAFREKKSNIKHPLACFFHLFFRTSAILIYLFCEFLSRSFIANMVTIILLLSCDFWTVKNVTGRLLVGLRWWNQVDEDGHSHWMFESRSGTSKNVVSNSDSRIFWIGLIVCPLFWAFFVFSSLFSFNIKWLAVVIMGVVLQWANLYGYMRCKVGGATKLKNMATNYFGLKLFKKVVDQPEGP comes from the exons ATGAACAGACAG GATTCTCTTGGTGAAGTGCCATTATTTCATGAGGATGAAAATGCGTTTAGAGAAAAGAAATCAAACATCAA ACATCCTCTGGCCTGTTTCTTTCATCTCTTCTTCCGCACAAGTGCAATCCTGATCTACCTCTTTTGTGAGTTTCTCAGCCGAAGTTTTATTGCCAACATGGTGACCATCATTTTACTTCTGTCATGTGACTTCTGGACAGTAAAG aatgTGACGGGACGACTGTTGGTGGGCTTGAGATGGTGGAATCAGGTTGACGAAGACGGTCACAGTCATTGGATGTTTGAATCCAGATCA GGAACCAGTAAAAACGTGGTCTCAAATTCCGATTCACGGATTTTCTGGATTGGCCTGATCGTGTGTCCATTGTTTTGGGCTTTCTTTGTGTTTAGCTCTCTATTCTCCTTCAACATAAAGTGGTTG GCGGTTGTGATCATGGGAGTTGTGCTGCAGTGGGCAAACTTATATGGATATATGCGATGCAAAGTTGGTGGTGCAACCAAACTGAAGAACATGGCAACTAATTACTTTGGCCTTAAGCTCTTCAAAAAG GTAGTAGACCAACCAGAGGGACCATAA
- the zgc:112148 gene encoding Golgi apparatus membrane protein TVP23 homolog B isoform X1: MKELSVTICRALYFQSCDSLGEVPLFHEDENAFREKKSNIKHPLACFFHLFFRTSAILIYLFCEFLSRSFIANMVTIILLLSCDFWTVKNVTGRLLVGLRWWNQVDEDGHSHWMFESRSGTSKNVVSNSDSRIFWIGLIVCPLFWAFFVFSSLFSFNIKWLAVVIMGVVLQWANLYGYMRCKVGGATKLKNMATNYFGLKLFKKVVDQPEGP; the protein is encoded by the exons ATGAAAGAGCTCTCAGTGACAATATGTAGAGCTTTGTATTTTCAGTCATGT GATTCTCTTGGTGAAGTGCCATTATTTCATGAGGATGAAAATGCGTTTAGAGAAAAGAAATCAAACATCAA ACATCCTCTGGCCTGTTTCTTTCATCTCTTCTTCCGCACAAGTGCAATCCTGATCTACCTCTTTTGTGAGTTTCTCAGCCGAAGTTTTATTGCCAACATGGTGACCATCATTTTACTTCTGTCATGTGACTTCTGGACAGTAAAG aatgTGACGGGACGACTGTTGGTGGGCTTGAGATGGTGGAATCAGGTTGACGAAGACGGTCACAGTCATTGGATGTTTGAATCCAGATCA GGAACCAGTAAAAACGTGGTCTCAAATTCCGATTCACGGATTTTCTGGATTGGCCTGATCGTGTGTCCATTGTTTTGGGCTTTCTTTGTGTTTAGCTCTCTATTCTCCTTCAACATAAAGTGGTTG GCGGTTGTGATCATGGGAGTTGTGCTGCAGTGGGCAAACTTATATGGATATATGCGATGCAAAGTTGGTGGTGCAACCAAACTGAAGAACATGGCAACTAATTACTTTGGCCTTAAGCTCTTCAAAAAG GTAGTAGACCAACCAGAGGGACCATAA